TCTGCCTAATCCTCCTGCACCTATTATTGCTATTTTTCTCATTCAGTTATTCCCTTTAAATCCCTCCATTGTAGTTTGTCCATCTTGGGAAATTCCCTCGCGTACAAACACTTTTTTTATTGTTAAAAATAATATTTTAAAATCCAATATGAAACTGATATGATCCACATACCAAACATCGTATTCAAATTTTTTCTCCCAACTGATACTGTTTCTTCCATTGACCTGTGCCCAACCCGTAATTCCTGGTTTTACCTCATTTCTTCTGCGCTGAAAATCATTGTACAATGCCAAATAAGACGGTAGGAGTGGTCTTGGCCCTATCAAACTCATATCGCCTTTGATGACATTCAGTAGTTGCGGAATTTCATCTAAAGAGGTCTCGCGTACAAAGTTACCAATTTTTGTCAATCGACACGCATCGGGAAGTAAATTTCCGTGTTCATCTTTTTTATCGTTCATCGTTTTGAACTTGATGATTTTGAAAATCTCCCCATCTTTCCCCGGTCTAAGCTGAAAGAAAAAAGGTTTTCCTTGATTGGCAAAAAACAAGCCTATAGTAACTATGATAAACACAGGACTCAACAGTAAAAAACCGATGAGTGCCAAAATGAAATCCAATAAGGGTTTTATGAAAAATCTATACATATCACAATTTAATTAAATTTAACACTGCAAAAACAAACCATTTTTTATTATCTCTCATTAATCGAATATTATATTTCCAAATCATTTTGTTTCGTGAGAAATAATTACCCAAAAAATCGGTATAAATTTGGTAAGCTTCAGTATTTTTATCTATATAGTTAATATAATTTTTGATATGGTCTTCATGATAGCCTTCCATTACTTTTGATATTTTAAACCAAATGGTTCGCAACGACAATTTGTTGAGATGTCCATGTACATTGTTACCATGCAAACGATAATGGATGTATGAATTTTCATCTATAAACACCATGTAGTTTCTGCTTCGAGCAAAAAAATACACAAGCCAATCGTGCGAAAAGCCTTTCCAATTGGAGGTATTGAGTTGCAAAACAAATGATTTTAATGATTTTGCAAATGATTTTGTAAACACATAGGTACAACCAGCACTTCCGCCTTCAAAAAGATAATCAAATTTTTTTTGAGGAAAATCTTTTTTCAAAAGGGTGAAAGAGCCTGTATTTTCGTCCCATTTTGTTAGATTTGAGCAATACAAATCAGCTTTTTCTTCGTTGAGTTTTTGAACCGCTACACTTAGCTTTTGTGGTAGCCACAAATCGTCTTGATCAGAAAATGCGATATATTCAAAGTTTTCGTTGAAATCGGTTTCCACCAACATTTTCAGAAAATTAGTAGCAGCCGACCCTGTACCAGGAATGTTTTTCTGGGTCTTTATCTGTGGAAATGTCTCATTGATCATCGCCAATGTTTTATCTGTACTTCCATCATCAGAAACGCAAATATCTACAATCACATCTTTTTGATTAATAATACTTTGCATTTGTTGTATTATATATTTTTCGCCGTTATAAGTGGCTAATAATACTTTTATTGTTGTCATTATATTATCTATACTTGTTCCCACTTTTTAGTTTCAAAATTAAACTGCTTAATTACCCTTGCTGGAGAGCCAACGGCTATTGAATAAGGCGGAATGTCTTTGGTTACTACACTCATCGCTCCAATGATAGAACCTTCTCCTATTGTAACGCCTTGTAGTATGCATACCATCTCTCCTATCCAAACATTTTTTTTGATATGTATAGGAGTAGTATATATTTTTCGGCTATTAGGTGTTGTTAAAGGAGAGTCTTGCTCCTCTCCTTTATAACTTCCGTGATTGTGGTCAGACATGTATACTTTACTAGCAATAAGCACATTATCTTCTATAATTACTTTTTCTACAGCACCAATATGTACACTATCATTAATCTCTACGTTATCACCTATTTCTATCAGAAAACCATTTCTACTAAAATGATTAAAGGCATCGATTCTACAATCATAACCTGTCGTAAAACCTTTTCCTATTTTTATAAATTGTTTTCCTCTAATTCTAAACGGAAATCGTATTATACGAGCTTGTTTAAAAGTTAAATAAGTTCTTATTTTAAAGTATAATAATTCGATAATTCCTAAAATACTATATTTTTTAAATCTATTCATAAATTTTAATTAAAAATAATGTGTATCGTATAATGTAAATACAAAATATCCTGCTAATATCAGAGAACCAATATTTAGTAATCCATTAAGAGATTTGTATTTAGAAATATCTATATTCATAAATAATATTCCCACAATTAAATAGGGAGAAAATCGGAAGCCTACAACAGGATTGATAAAAAAACCAATTAGGTAAAACAATAGTGTTGTGGTGATAACTGGATTCCAAAATCTTTTCTTGACAAATATCCAAGTTATAATAGAAAGCATAATAATAAATCCAAAATAAATATAATGGAATATCCCTGTTTGTTTTTGAGAAAAGCCATAATCATTAATTTTACTAGCAATCAAAATAAATTCTGCTCGGTTGAGTATAGTGCTTCCTACTGAAGCAATCAATAGAGATGAAATGCACACAACAAGTAAGTATGCCATATATTTTCTATGTTTGTGAAATATTAGTAATAAAAGAGTAGAACTACTAATATGCATAAATGGTGTGAGATAGATTAATTTTGTACTTTTATTTCTGTATATTTGGTATATAAAATATCCAAAAATAGCATAAGGGATACCATTTCGTATTAGAGTGTATGAAAATAGAAAATAATACATGGTAAAGATAAGCACTTTTTTCCACATAACAACATCTCTAAGGGTCATTAACCAAGTAAAAAAAAAGGTTAAAGCGGCATAGTTGAAGAAATACATAGCTTGAAAAACTTCTATTTTTTCATCATAAAAATTATAGAAAAAAGAATATAATAAATATAAATAAGGTTCTTTTAGAAAATATTCCCACCAATTTTCTGGTTTTTGAAAGTTATATAGATTGTAGTATGCAAAAAAATCTTTGTTAATCTCTACATCCACTAACACCCTCATTATTAAGGAAATTAGTATGAAAAATACTAAAAGAATGAATTGATTATTTTTATCTTGTTGCATACTTCCTATGTAAAAACAAAGGAATAATATCACTGTACAAAATATTTGTTCTACACCCATTATATTATATAATAAATAATAAAATAATAATTAACACGAAGTGAGCCATAATTCTTGAAGTTGTTAGAAAATTAAGTTCTTTTACCCCATCGCCCCTATCCATTGCTGCCATAATTCTTGGGTCTATAAATAACAAAATACTCATTGCTCCAAAGGCGTTTAGCAATTGACTATACGAACTAAGTATCAAAACTTTGTTAGGATAATAAAATGCTATGTAATACAAAAATGTCATACTAAAAGAAAAAATCAGAAATGCTATAAATGAAAATAGTATAAAAGCTACATCGCCTTTGGTTTCAATTCTTGTTTTTTTCCTTTGCATTGGGTTAATATCTACCGAAAAGTTCTTTTTGTATTCCAATTTTCCCAGAATCAAATTTAGTTTTCGTATAAGAAAAAAGGATAGTTTTTTGGAATAATTTGTGTTATACAGTGGAATAATTAAAAAAATGACCAAAATATGACACAAAAGTGTCATTTGCCAAATTAAATTTTTATCCCTTATCGTTTCCGTATAATATGCCATTATAGGAGCAAATATCAACACAAAAGCCCTAGATGAATATTGAAAAACATTAATTAATGAAAATAAATATCTATAATTTTTTTCATCATTTAGGTTGAATTTCAAATGATAGGTAAACATATCTACATATATAGAAAATGCATACATCAATGGAGCAAAAATAAATAAATAATTAGTATACATACTTTTTATAAATATTCTTATTATTAAAAAAATCTTTAAATACCCTTTTCATATGCTTATAGCTCGTAGTTTTGTCATCGGACAAAAGTATATACATTGGTAATCTATATAACAACTTTATGAAATGTTTGACTTTCCACTCCCAACAAATGTAATCTCTATTTAACATTATCAATTGGTTTCTTACTATATAATACTGTCTTTTTTTGTTTTTATGACAAGGCTTTTTCATCCAAAGAAATTTCACAAAAACATCTCCCATACTGTGCTTTAAAATACTCTTAGTAGTTAAACACACTTTGTAACCTTTTGATATAGCTCTCAAACACCATTCGTAGTCAATATAATCAATAAATAGAGTTTCATCCATTAATCCCACGTCTTTAAAAACTTTTGTTGGAGTTGAACTTCCTGATGTAATTAATAGTTTTGACAAATATTTCCAAATTATCTTTCGATGCTGTTTTCTTTCCTTTGTTATCTCTTATTATTGGACCAATAGTGGCTATTTCAGTATTTTTTTTCTAAAATATCTACCATATCCAAAAAGAATCTATCCCCAATAGAATT
This genomic window from Capnocytophaga canimorsus contains:
- a CDS encoding sugar transferase, with translation MYRFFIKPLLDFILALIGFLLLSPVFIIVTIGLFFANQGKPFFFQLRPGKDGEIFKIIKFKTMNDKKDEHGNLLPDACRLTKIGNFVRETSLDEIPQLLNVIKGDMSLIGPRPLLPSYLALYNDFQRRRNEVKPGITGWAQVNGRNSISWEKKFEYDVWYVDHISFILDFKILFLTIKKVFVREGISQDGQTTMEGFKGNN
- a CDS encoding glycosyltransferase, which encodes MQSIINQKDVIVDICVSDDGSTDKTLAMINETFPQIKTQKNIPGTGSAATNFLKMLVETDFNENFEYIAFSDQDDLWLPQKLSVAVQKLNEEKADLYCSNLTKWDENTGSFTLLKKDFPQKKFDYLFEGGSAGCTYVFTKSFAKSLKSFVLQLNTSNWKGFSHDWLVYFFARSRNYMVFIDENSYIHYRLHGNNVHGHLNKLSLRTIWFKISKVMEGYHEDHIKNYINYIDKNTEAYQIYTDFLGNYFSRNKMIWKYNIRLMRDNKKWFVFAVLNLIKL
- a CDS encoding LbetaH domain-containing protein (WbbJ; catalyzes the transfer of the O-acetyl moiety to the O antigen; part of the lipopolysaccharide biosynthetic pathway), producing the protein MNRFKKYSILGIIELLYFKIRTYLTFKQARIIRFPFRIRGKQFIKIGKGFTTGYDCRIDAFNHFSRNGFLIEIGDNVEINDSVHIGAVEKVIIEDNVLIASKVYMSDHNHGSYKGEEQDSPLTTPNSRKIYTTPIHIKKNVWIGEMVCILQGVTIGEGSIIGAMSVVTKDIPPYSIAVGSPARVIKQFNFETKKWEQV
- a CDS encoding EpsG family protein — protein: MQQDKNNQFILLVFFILISLIMRVLVDVEINKDFFAYYNLYNFQKPENWWEYFLKEPYLYLLYSFFYNFYDEKIEVFQAMYFFNYAALTFFFTWLMTLRDVVMWKKVLIFTMYYFLFSYTLIRNGIPYAIFGYFIYQIYRNKSTKLIYLTPFMHISSSTLLLLIFHKHRKYMAYLLVVCISSLLIASVGSTILNRAEFILIASKINDYGFSQKQTGIFHYIYFGFIIMLSIITWIFVKKRFWNPVITTTLLFYLIGFFINPVVGFRFSPYLIVGILFMNIDISKYKSLNGLLNIGSLILAGYFVFTLYDTHYF